GCAGGTGCTTAGGCGGGTGCCTACGCAGTCTAGACGGCCACCTCAATAGGTCCAgacgtcatttcttaattttcaaatgcctaggcattaCTTGGGGCGGTGTCCAGCTGCCTAGTGCCTAGGcagggatttttagaatagtggtttttttttttttaaaaaaaaccgACATTTGTGAAATTAGAGACTAACTAATTTTGGCCATATATGATAAATTCTTGTGTAATAATTATGGAACTTTCACCATATACATGTCATCATCGAAACTAACTAATTAATGAATCTTCACAATATGGCATATACATGTCATTGGCTTTCAAGTCTAGTTACTTGAAAGCCAAGACAGAAGGTGGGAGTCAATGTTGCAGCAATTTCTGAACTAGTCCTTCAATTTATGGTGTAGTGCTATCCTTGAAGAGGGGGTTCTATTTCTATCTTTAATTTCAAGACTTTAGGTTTAGGTCGCTTGTTTAGGTTTATGATAGGCTAGGCCGAGTATTTAGACTTGAGTGCGAAGGGCGAGCATACTGCCTCAGTCATCTAGCCCAACCACATCAACAATTCAAAGAGTTTAGGTCGCTTCTCTAGGTAGTACGAAGAAAATAATTTCCTagcaaaatattttatattggaAACTGCAAATACAAGTTAGGAGTTTCCCCTGAGACAAAAAAGTTGTAAAAGGCATGAGGAAACTTTTAACCAAGTAAAAGTTACCCAGGAATTGTTCAGTAGATAGTTACTGTCAAAGGTTCCTTCATAGCTACGCAAATCCACAACGGTAAACGGTAATATCTGCTCTGCAGTAACatgtttaattatttgaattccaTGACAGAAGAAGCCCATATCCTAAACAAGGTGAAATTCAAGTGTTCCGAAAATAGCCACTGTTAATTTGCTGCTTTTTCTGAGAGGTCTCATTCAGTGAAGAGAGGTGCTATCAATTGTTTGAAGAGTTTAGGTCGCTTCTTTAGTGCTGCTTTGATATCCAATAGCGATCCCACTGCAACCACAACTCCTTTATATTTAACTGCGTCGAGTGCATCTGCAAATTTCTTGAAGTCCTTCAAGCTGTGATCAAGGGTGAAGGAATAACAATGTAAACATATTGTGTCATCAATGTAAATCTTAACATGTATGCACCTTATGTTGTCGTAAGAAAATCTAAATACGAATCAAATATTAACTTCTGTTACATGCATCATGTGAGCCGTCCATGGCCGCCAGAAATGAAATGGAACTGCAATGATTCAATGAAAATGATGATGCTTTCACTTGGACAAATGTAAGTCATAAATTTTCGTCAACTAATGTCAGATTAACATGTACGGCTTCAAATTCCCTTCTCTTTGTCATCCGAATCTAGTTATAGCAGTAGTACCGCTTAAAACTTcataaattttttgtaaagatgacAGCCTTAGTACAGTGGAATCCGTGGAATGCAATGGTTAATATCAGCTAAAACAAATCCTGTCCCTCTTTACCTGGTTGACAATATCTCTTTATGTCTCTTTTGCCTTTCTTCTTCTGTGACTCCCATTAAATAGTCCTCCAGGAAACTgcagcaaaacaaaacaaaaggaacGGTGAGAAAAGTAAGGAGTAAACTCAGAAAAACTTGTGAAATGATCATCACCCAGCTTTTGCGGAAGATTGTGTGCATTAGATTCAAATGTCGAATTATGGGGTTCATACACTTCGTCGTTCCCATCAGCAGTCATATTAACAATTAGCCGTTGGTGTCAGTTCACACTATTTACAAAACAAGAAGTGATGTCCACATACCTACTACAACTTTTGCCATCAGGAAGCTGGCACGAATCATCTCTGAGTGCCTGAATGATGGCCCTTCTAAGAGTATTATCATCTATTTCTAGTTGTCGTAGAAAATCTCCAGTTCCATCATATACGTCAAGCGTCTTTAACAACTTGGGGTCCTGATCAGACAAGAAAGAGAATACTCCTACAAAACATGTCAGTGAGGTTTTCAAACAGCAAGTCCATGCAAATTTATAACATGGAAAACTTTTACCTGTGTAAATATCAAAGTAACAAGAAGCAGATGCTCCATCGCTAATTCCTACCCGATcacacaaccatgcatcatcAATAAATTTGGAGATAACATGTGTACTTCCATTAAGCTGATAACCAGTGTCATGAATGTTAACAGACTTTCCAACATAATTAACCTGTAGAAAACAAGAATTAAGAACAATCAATATGAAACCAAAACCCAAAAGCCCAtatacaaaaaggaaaaaaggattATATTCTTACCTTAATAGGCATTATGATGGCCTCATTTTCGGAAGGTAGTCTACCTTTCCATGTAGTTCTTCTTGCAAATGGAGACTTATGAGGCAGCAAATCCAGAAATTTCCTAATAAACTTCTCAGATTTGGTAAGATTCTTCCTTTCAGAAATCATATTTATGAGGCAACCTTTTTTACAAATTATGGACTTCCGAATCTCCTCTAGGGATGAAGAAATGCCGTCCCAATCTTGATCAACCTTCTCTCCAAGCACTTGCAGAAACTCCAATTGACTAGGTACAGAGAATATACAAACTGTATGAGAAACTACATCAATCCCATTACTTCTCTTAATTCAACGCTGAATTATCCATACTAAAAGAAACTATTTGTGCAAGACTTGAAAGCTTTCTGATTATTCATATTGAACCTACACAAGTTATTCCTCATCTCAAAGAGGGATGCACAGGATAGTGCAAATATTTAAAATGGCAACGTCAataaaccaaaatttttaaatcctTCAGTAAGATGTATATTAAACAACAAGAAAGAAGTGGTTAACTTTTATGTCATCGCACACCGGAAATTATAAATGATTCCAGGTTTTCTAAAAATACACTTCACACAAGAGGAACAGACACAGGAAAAGTAAGGATGCAAAGATTAGGCCAGAAGACAAATAACTTTAAAAGCTTAATCCAACCTGATACCAAAAAGTTGTTCACGAATCCACCCAGAAATGCTTAGCTTTGCTTCCATCCTTGCAGCAGCAATTTCATGATAATTAGCAGTCTCTTCGCACTGAAATGACATAATATAAACGCAAGATTAGATAGTTAATTGTTAAGGATCAGCAATCTTAAGTTGTTAACATTGAGCTTTTTTGAATAAAGTCAATGATACCTTCACTATAAACTGGGAAACTATCTTCTTAAACCGCCTCTTGTCTGTAAACTGTACTTCTTGAAGAACAATCTTGATCTGCAATAACATGAAATGAATGCATGAAAACCTTGATTTATTGTCTACCAAAACAACCATTTGagaaccaaacaaaaaattcaaatcaatatagaagaaaatgataaaaaatttagtgaGTAATGGCACACCAAGTACATGCCCAGAGACCTTCCCCTGTGCAAAAGTAATTGAAGGTGTCAAATTATAAGATCAGTTTCTTAGTGAAGGGACTTTTATAAAGAAAGGCAAACCACTTCAAAACTTATATCAATTTACTAATGAAAATCATTGTCAATTTTGCACGGGACATTTCAAATCCAGTTATTCATAGAATGCATCAAGATGTTGACTCCATACGTTTTACAGCCCTAACATATAACGTGAGACGAAGAAAAGATTCTGAGGTGTCTCACTGTGACTTGGCAAATGGCCTAACCTAAGAGATTATTTAAtttccttaaatttttttttttttatattttggattAGACAGGAGTGTTGCTGGATGAACTGCTTCATTTCATTTCTGTTTTTCACTAAAATTATTGTTTTGCAAAAAATATATAGAATTGCTTCAATGCATCAACAAAATAACTATTATAATGTGTAGGAAAATGGATTCATTCCGCACTCAGGTATTGCTCTGGTGTAACCTATACGCATAAGTCTGTGTCCGTACCAAACAAACTATTGTCAACTGGTGCAAGGAAGTAGTACACATAAATAAAGCATCACATGTCTTTGTTAAGAAATGCAACCGATAACGACTCATAGCGtaataaattatataaacaCACCAAGAATGTGAAACCTACTTCACCCAAGTTCGAATTTCCCTCCACCATTGATcagaaaaaaacaaagtaaactGAAAATGCTCATTTGCTGGCTctgaaaagaaaagcaaaacaatACCAGTTCAAATAGGTCTTCAGCACGTCCTGCCATGACTTTCCCTCCAACAACTACATGGCCGCATGGATCTTTCTTGCACCGTACAGACAAAATCATTGGATCGATTGATAGTCCTCCCGTTTTTCTTGAAATCAAGTGACGAAGTTCATCAGAACTCATGTCTTTTGTATCCATCTTCAGTAACGTGAAACTGTCCAGAACATCACAATATACTAAAAAATTAAGATCAAATTTGGCTTGAAGGAATTTTTGTTTCCAAAAGATGACTGTTCTTCAAGTAAGAAACAgttcattaaaagaaaaatttaatcaCAAGTTTCTTCTTAAAGATACCCGCAGTTCTATAATTCTGCATAGTTCCCAAGTAACTGAAGCTGATATCTTTTCTATGTCACCAAAAGAGCGTCAGAATTGGAGAACATGTTTTGTGTGCATAAATATCGGACAAGAAAGTTATCAATGAAACTCTGGGGTTCTACAAATATTACAAAATTGCATTTAAGGCTGAGATAATTTAAGACCTGAGCATAGATTTCTCATAGTTagagaaaacataaaaatattcaATCAAAAAGGGGCTCTGGCATATCAAataatctgttttttttttttttttttttcaaggttCATATCAAGTAATCTGAGCGAGGTGGTCCATTATGAGGATGAAACTCAACCTTCTTAATTTCATAATTAATGGTAGGTTTAAAACATCTTACCAGAAAATAGGTACCAAAGGAAGAAGCTCTTGGTTTAGTGAACCCATATTGAACACAATTTCAGTGTAAAGGACATCATTCGTGAAGAGCTCATGCTGCAATACTTTAACTCCATTGACATACGCAACCTACATACAACAGATAGAAAGCTTGTTATTATTTGTTCTTGCAGGAACTACACCATAAATAAACTCGTATTAATCATAAACACaacaaatcagaaatttaaggTGATTATAACCTCTGTGGGAACATGAATAGGTTCCTTTGGAAGGTCTAGCAGAGATAGGCTTGGAACACTTCTCAAAGCTTCTGGTGGGTCAGGAGTTTTCTGCTTCAGTTGCAGCTCCTGCGTAGCACGTGCCAGCTCAGCGAGATCTTCTTCGCTCATACCGACTTTAACTTTCCTCAATATTTCTTTCTCAGCTTTTTCATCAGAAGAAACCTTTTGTGGATCAGGCTGCAAAAGAAGTCAAATGTTAGGAGTAATAAACACGGCCACAAAGTTTGGCACAAAATTATTTGATTGATTACCCGCATTGCTACCACAACTTTATGAGGATTCTTCAATATGAATTTCTCAATTACAGGAGAGAGGACAGCCTTAGATCCTTCCTTTTGTATTCTGGCATTCAGCTCCATTAAAgattttccaaacttcaaagGCTCAAAGGGTTTCATCTCATGTATCCATTTACCCTAcagaaaattaatatattaagaTCATGATCAATAATAAACAGCTACAATGCCCGGAAAGTtttatgaaagaaaacaaaaacaaagaaaaaacaaattaaagagtGGTTTATCTTACAAGGGACAGCAGCATTAAGGTCAAGCCTCGAGATTTTTTAAGGCCTCCTCTGAGAATGAACAACTCCATTGCAGTTATGGATGCTTCTACACAATGTGTATCAAAGCCTTCCTCAACAAATTCTACAAGTATACTTGTGACAAATAGTTCTACCTTTAAAATGTCATTGCGAGAAACATTAAACACCGCAATGCGAAATACAGGTTGAAGGAGATGAACAATCTCGATATAAACATGATAACCATATTCCCGCAAGATTCGTGTCAAGTTTCCC
This genomic stretch from Pyrus communis chromosome 2, drPyrComm1.1, whole genome shotgun sequence harbors:
- the LOC137725662 gene encoding presequence protease 1, chloroplastic/mitochondrial-like, yielding MADKTYYSGACTTTKELYNLIDVILDAVFFPKCVEDVQIFQEQGWHYELNDPSGDISYQGVVFNKMKEFYSRPGPDNVLRQTAWQGLFPDSTFGFDCAGDPNIIPQLTFENFKEFHRKYYHPSNARIWFYGDDDPTERLHILSEYLDMNDASSAPNVSRVKPQRLFSESVRILKNYPSDKSGDLEKENVVCLSWMLCDKPLDTETEQTIDVLVYFMMGNLTRILREYGYHVYIEIVHLLQPVFRIAVFNVSRNDILKVELFVTSILVEFVEEGFDTHCVEASITAMELFILRGGLKKSRGLTLMLLSLGKWIHEMKPFEPLKFGKSLMELNARIQKEGSKAVLSPVIEKFILKNPHKVVVAMRPDPQKVSSDEKAEKEILRKVKVGMSEEDLAELARATQELQLKQKTPDPPEALRSVPSLSLLDLPKEPIHVPTEVAYVNGVKVLQHELFTNDVLYTEIVFNMGSLNQELLPLVPIFCFTLLKMDTKDMSSDELRHLISRKTGGLSIDPMILSVRCKKDPCGHVVVGGKVMAGRAEDLFELIKIVLQEVQFTDKRRFKKIVSQFIVKCEETANYHEIAAARMEAKLSISGWIREQLFGISQLEFLQVLGEKVDQDWDGISSSLEEIRKSIICKKGCLINMISERKNLTKSEKFIRKFLDLLPHKSPFARRTTWKGRLPSENEAIIMPIKVNYVGKSVNIHDTGYQLNGSTHVISKFIDDAWLCDRVGISDGASASCYFDIYTGVFSFLSDQDPKLLKTLDVYDGTGDFLRQLEIDDNTLRRAIIQALRDDSCQLPDGKSCSSFLEDYLMGVTEEERQKRHKEILSTSLKDFKKFADALDAVKYKGVVVAVGSLLDIKAALKKRPKLFKQLIAPLFTE